The Nitrogeniibacter aestuarii genome has a window encoding:
- a CDS encoding type II secretion system F family protein has protein sequence MATATRTAQRTAKAKEEALYDWEGKDKKGKIIRGEMRAGGEAVVQATLRRQGVMVSKIKKRKLARGKRITQKDITLFTRQLATMMKSGVPLLQAFDITIKGASNPSLGRLLNDVRNDVETGSNLSQAFRKHPVHFDQLFCNLVAAGEQAGILDTLLDRLATYKEKMLAIKSKIKSALFYPASVIVVAGIVISVMMLFVIPEFKNVFTSFGADLPGPTLVVIAMSDFMVANWYIVFGAIGAAVVALSMAYKRSEKAQNTMDKLILQFPVIGDVVRKATIARWTRTLSTMFMAGVPLVEALDSVGGASGNHVYRQATKQIQADVSTGTSLTIAMQGAKVFPTMVVQMVSIGEESGQLDGMLSKVADFFEQEVDDAVAGLSQLLEPMIMVFLGVVIGGLIVAMYLPIFKIGQVV, from the coding sequence ATGGCAACCGCGACCCGAACTGCACAAAGAACGGCAAAAGCCAAGGAAGAGGCCCTCTACGACTGGGAGGGCAAGGACAAGAAAGGCAAGATCATCCGCGGCGAAATGCGCGCGGGCGGTGAGGCGGTGGTGCAAGCCACGCTGCGTCGCCAGGGCGTGATGGTCTCCAAGATCAAGAAACGGAAGCTTGCCCGCGGAAAGAGAATCACCCAGAAGGACATCACGCTCTTCACTCGCCAGCTGGCGACCATGATGAAATCCGGCGTTCCCCTGCTGCAAGCATTCGACATCACCATCAAGGGCGCCAGCAACCCGTCTTTGGGGCGACTGCTGAACGATGTCCGCAATGACGTTGAGACCGGCAGCAATCTGTCCCAGGCATTCCGGAAGCACCCTGTTCATTTCGATCAGCTGTTCTGCAACCTCGTCGCGGCAGGCGAACAGGCCGGTATTCTGGACACGCTGCTGGATCGACTGGCGACATATAAAGAAAAGATGCTTGCGATCAAGAGCAAGATCAAGTCCGCGCTTTTCTATCCGGCATCCGTGATTGTTGTTGCAGGTATTGTGATCTCCGTCATGATGCTGTTCGTTATTCCAGAATTCAAAAACGTGTTCACCAGTTTTGGCGCTGACCTCCCAGGGCCAACACTTGTCGTGATCGCCATGTCCGATTTCATGGTGGCTAACTGGTACATCGTTTTCGGCGCCATTGGTGCGGCTGTCGTCGCGCTTTCCATGGCCTATAAACGCAGCGAGAAAGCCCAGAACACGATGGACAAACTGATTCTTCAGTTTCCCGTCATTGGCGACGTCGTGCGAAAAGCCACAATCGCACGCTGGACACGTACGCTGTCGACCATGTTCATGGCCGGCGTTCCACTTGTCGAAGCGCTCGATTCCGTGGGTGGCGCCTCGGGCAACCATGTCTATCGTCAGGCAACGAAGCAGATCCAGGCCGACGTAAGTACAGGAACAAGTCTCACGATTGCCATGCAGGGCGCCAAGGTTTTCCCAACTATGGTGGTACAGATGGTGTCGATCGGCGAAGAATCGGGACAGCTTGACGGCATGCTGAGCAAAGTGGCCGATTTCTTCGAACAGGAAGTCGATGATGCCGTGGCAGGTCTGTCGCAATTGCTTGAGCCCATGATCATGGTTTTCCTGGGGGTGGTGATCGGCGGCCTCATCGTTGCCATGTATCTTCCGATCTTCAAGATCGGCCAAGTCGTCTGA
- a CDS encoding prepilin peptidase, translated as MSFLDIEPVVLAAIAGVLGLFVGSFLNVVIHRLPIMLEHEWEDEAADLKGEEPQTRPRFNLATPRSRCPHCGTQVSAIDNVPVLSFLILRGKCRHCSATISHRYPAVEVLTAALSAAAAWHFGPTLATAGALVFIWALIALTFIDLDTQLLPDNITLPLVWLGLLFNLVGTYATLNDAVVGAVAGYMSLWLVFQLFRLVTGKEGMGYGDFKLLAAIGAWLGWQMLPVTILLSSVVGAVVGISLMVFTKHGRDNPIPFGPYLAAAGLLALFFGREINTQYLGLL; from the coding sequence GTGTCTTTTCTCGATATCGAACCGGTCGTACTGGCAGCGATCGCAGGCGTCCTCGGTCTGTTCGTCGGCAGTTTCCTCAATGTCGTTATCCACCGTCTTCCCATCATGCTCGAACATGAATGGGAGGACGAGGCGGCAGATCTCAAGGGCGAAGAACCTCAGACGAGACCTCGTTTCAATCTCGCGACACCACGCTCACGCTGTCCGCACTGCGGTACGCAGGTATCCGCGATCGACAACGTTCCGGTACTGAGCTTTCTGATTCTCAGAGGGAAGTGTCGCCACTGCTCGGCGACCATCAGTCACCGCTACCCCGCAGTGGAAGTGCTGACGGCCGCCCTGTCTGCCGCAGCCGCCTGGCACTTCGGTCCTACACTGGCGACAGCAGGGGCATTGGTCTTCATCTGGGCCCTGATTGCTTTGACCTTCATCGACCTGGACACCCAATTGCTGCCCGACAACATCACACTGCCTTTAGTGTGGCTCGGCCTGCTCTTCAACCTCGTCGGAACCTACGCCACGCTCAACGATGCAGTGGTCGGTGCGGTTGCCGGATACATGAGCCTCTGGCTCGTGTTCCAGCTTTTCCGTCTGGTCACGGGCAAGGAAGGGATGGGTTATGGCGACTTCAAACTACTGGCGGCCATCGGTGCCTGGCTGGGCTGGCAAATGTTACCGGTGACCATCTTGCTCTCATCGGTCGTTGGTGCCGTCGTCGGCATCAGTCTGATGGTGTTCACCAAGCACGGGCGAGACAACCCGATTCCTTTTGGTCCTTATCTGGCGGCCGCCGGTCTGCTCGCCCTGTTCTTCGGGCGTGAAATCAACACTCAATACCTCGGCCTCCTTTAA
- a CDS encoding FmdB family zinc ribbon protein, with product MPIYAYRCTSCGFEKEHLQKMSDAPLTDCPECGKGTYAKQLTAAGFQLKGSGWYATDFKGGSTTTTAAKKADSAGGNSSGGDAPCGGGCACH from the coding sequence ATGCCTATCTACGCTTATCGCTGCACCAGTTGCGGGTTCGAAAAGGAACATCTGCAGAAGATGAGTGATGCCCCGCTGACGGATTGTCCTGAGTGCGGCAAGGGCACCTACGCCAAGCAGCTGACCGCTGCCGGTTTTCAACTGAAAGGGTCGGGGTGGTACGCCACCGATTTCAAGGGCGGTAGCACCACCACCACTGCAGCCAAGAAAGCAGACAGCGCCGGTGGCAACAGCAGCGGCGGGGACGCGCCATGTGGTGGTGGCTGCGCCTGTCACTGA
- a CDS encoding DUF502 domain-containing protein, producing the protein MKKYFITGLLIWIPLAITFMVLAWIVGTLDRILLLIPEVWQPRTLLGVNIPGIGVAVSLLIVLLTGVIGANVLGQRLVQIWEAMLARIPVVKSIYYGVKQVSDTLFSSSSQAFRKALLVQYPRQGVWTIGFLTGKPGGDAANHLPGDFVSIYVPTTPNPTSGFFLMLPRADVIELDMSVDEALKYIISMGVVAPVKRTGKATASVPATEH; encoded by the coding sequence ATGAAGAAGTATTTCATCACCGGTCTGCTGATCTGGATTCCGCTGGCCATCACCTTCATGGTGCTTGCCTGGATCGTCGGCACGCTGGACCGGATTCTCCTGCTCATTCCCGAAGTCTGGCAGCCACGCACCCTGCTGGGCGTGAACATTCCGGGTATCGGCGTCGCCGTCAGCCTGTTGATCGTGCTGCTGACCGGCGTGATCGGGGCCAACGTTCTGGGCCAGCGACTCGTTCAGATCTGGGAGGCGATGCTCGCGCGCATCCCAGTGGTGAAGTCCATCTACTATGGCGTCAAGCAGGTCTCTGATACCCTGTTTTCGAGTTCGAGTCAGGCCTTCCGCAAGGCCCTGCTCGTTCAGTACCCCCGTCAGGGTGTATGGACCATCGGTTTCCTCACCGGCAAACCGGGAGGCGATGCCGCCAACCATTTGCCCGGCGACTTTGTCAGCATTTACGTGCCGACAACCCCCAACCCCACGTCGGGGTTCTTTCTGATGCTACCCCGGGCCGACGTCATCGAACTTGACATGAGTGTGGACGAAGCGCTCAAGTACATCATTTCCATGGGCGTCGTCGCGCCGGTTAAACGGACCGGTAAAGCCACCGCCAGCGTACCGGCAACAGAACATTAA
- the aspS gene encoding aspartate--tRNA ligase, giving the protein MRTHYCGQVTAADLDQIVTISGWVHRRRDHGGVIFIDLRDREGLVQVVCDPDRPDMFAIAESVRNEFVLKMTGKVRRRPEGTENANLTSGEIEVLCHEITVLNASATPPFQVDDENLSETTRLANRVIDLRRPYMQRNLMLRYKVSMAFRRFLDANGFIDVETPMLTKSTPEGARDYLVPSRVHPGQFFALPQSPQLFKQLLMVAGFDRYYQITKCFRDEDLRADRQPEFTQVDIETSFMEENDIMNLMESLIRTVFSEALDVALPNPFPRMPYREAMARFGSDKPDLRVTLEFTDLTDVMKNVEFKVFSGPASSGGRVAGLLIPGGAELSRGEIDEYTKFVGIYGARGLAWIKFNEVAKGREGMQSPIVKNLSDDALAAIVERSGAKDGDLMFFGADKEKVVNDALGALRVKIGHEKNHLNGEAWMPVWVTDFPMFEYDEDDNRWTACHHPFTSPKDEHVALLETDPGKCLAKAYDIALNGWEIGGGSVRIHRADVQEKVFRALNIGDDEAKLKFGFLLDALKFGAPPHGGLAFGLDRVVTLMTGADSIRDVIAFPKTQRAQCLLTDAPGEVDETQLRDLHIRLRKKVETAVEVDKA; this is encoded by the coding sequence ATGCGTACTCACTACTGCGGCCAGGTTACGGCGGCCGACCTCGACCAGATCGTCACCATCAGCGGCTGGGTCCATCGTCGTCGCGACCACGGAGGCGTGATCTTCATCGACCTTCGCGACCGGGAAGGCCTGGTCCAGGTGGTTTGCGATCCCGATCGCCCCGACATGTTCGCCATCGCCGAATCCGTGAGGAACGAGTTCGTACTCAAGATGACCGGCAAGGTGCGCCGCCGTCCGGAGGGTACCGAAAACGCCAATCTGACCTCAGGCGAGATCGAAGTACTGTGCCACGAAATCACGGTGCTCAACGCCTCCGCCACACCCCCGTTCCAGGTGGACGACGAAAATCTCTCCGAGACGACGCGTCTGGCCAACCGCGTCATCGATCTGCGCCGCCCCTACATGCAGCGCAACCTCATGCTCCGTTACAAGGTCAGCATGGCCTTCCGTCGCTTCCTGGACGCGAACGGCTTCATCGATGTCGAGACCCCCATGCTCACCAAGAGCACGCCAGAAGGCGCCCGCGACTACCTCGTGCCGTCGCGTGTCCATCCGGGCCAGTTCTTCGCCCTGCCCCAGTCTCCGCAGCTCTTCAAGCAATTGCTGATGGTTGCCGGGTTTGATCGGTACTATCAGATCACCAAGTGCTTCCGCGATGAAGACCTGCGAGCTGACCGCCAGCCCGAATTCACCCAGGTCGATATCGAGACCTCCTTCATGGAGGAAAACGACATCATGAACCTGATGGAATCGCTGATTCGCACCGTGTTCAGCGAGGCGCTGGATGTGGCACTGCCGAACCCGTTCCCGCGCATGCCCTACAGAGAGGCCATGGCCCGTTTCGGTTCAGACAAACCCGATCTGCGCGTCACGCTCGAGTTCACCGATCTGACCGACGTGATGAAGAACGTCGAGTTCAAGGTCTTTTCCGGACCGGCCAGCAGCGGCGGTCGCGTCGCGGGCCTGCTGATCCCGGGTGGCGCCGAGCTTTCACGCGGCGAAATCGACGAATACACCAAGTTCGTGGGCATTTACGGTGCGCGTGGACTGGCCTGGATCAAGTTCAATGAAGTGGCCAAAGGCCGCGAGGGCATGCAGTCGCCCATCGTCAAGAACCTGTCGGACGACGCCCTGGCCGCGATCGTTGAACGCTCAGGCGCCAAGGATGGCGACCTCATGTTCTTCGGTGCCGACAAGGAAAAGGTCGTCAACGATGCGCTCGGCGCTCTGCGCGTGAAGATCGGCCACGAAAAGAACCACCTGAATGGCGAGGCATGGATGCCGGTCTGGGTGACCGACTTCCCCATGTTCGAGTATGACGAAGACGACAATCGCTGGACGGCCTGCCACCATCCGTTTACGTCCCCCAAGGACGAGCATGTAGCGTTGCTGGAGACGGATCCGGGCAAGTGTCTCGCCAAAGCCTATGACATTGCGCTCAACGGCTGGGAGATCGGGGGTGGCTCGGTCCGTATTCACCGCGCAGACGTTCAGGAGAAGGTGTTCCGGGCCCTCAACATCGGTGACGATGAAGCCAAACTCAAGTTCGGCTTCCTGCTTGACGCCCTGAAGTTCGGTGCGCCTCCCCACGGTGGGCTGGCCTTTGGCCTGGACCGCGTGGTCACCTTGATGACCGGAGCGGATTCGATTCGTGACGTCATCGCCTTCCCGAAGACCCAGCGTGCCCAGTGCCTGCTTACCGATGCGCCCGGCGAAGTGGACGAGACCCAGTTGCGCGATCTGCATATCCGCCTGCGCAAAAAGGTGGAAACAGCGGTGGAAGTCGACAAGGCCTGA
- a CDS encoding response regulator, with protein MADLSSLSALLIEAHPNMRTQLRNMLGEVGIQKVHMAVSAGAAVRKLREITFDLILCEYHIGDGQDGQHLLEDLRHNNIIPLRTLFMMVTGERQYEKVVSAAELAPNDYLLKPFAADSLFSRISKAVIKRAAFLPIYALIEDDDTPAAIRACKEAEQIYPQYQIDFMRLRAELHIAAGEAEAAEALYKEVLEMRAVPWARLGLAKALYMKKQFGEAEDILEGLVEENEQFIDAYDWLARTREAAGQLEAAKDVLLRATAVSPHRLSRLRRLGGIALDMGDAKTAESVLAEVVRKGKYSDFRDPEDHVFLVQAQIGSGDIEAAAATLRDLDKTMSSTEAGKLCTSLSAAMLHNKVGDSTKARAAVERALGESRRLGKMSLGMKQELARACFDNGMEEEGKDVVLDIMRTAENPRAVEKTQQMLTERGHGDLAQNLARQVHTEVRALVAAGAQKAKAGDFDGAVTEMLSAVNKMPNNTHVLFNAALALLRHIENCGWNDKYSTQARSLIERVRRLDPGNQRLPALTDLHKKLQVKFGIGELHA; from the coding sequence ATGGCAGATCTGTCATCACTCTCCGCCCTGCTGATCGAAGCACACCCGAACATGCGCACCCAGTTGCGCAACATGCTCGGCGAAGTTGGCATTCAGAAAGTCCACATGGCGGTCTCTGCCGGCGCCGCGGTGCGCAAACTGCGCGAAATCACCTTCGACCTCATCCTGTGCGAGTACCACATTGGTGACGGCCAGGACGGCCAGCACCTGCTCGAAGACCTTCGCCACAACAACATCATTCCACTGCGAACACTGTTCATGATGGTGACCGGGGAGCGTCAGTACGAAAAGGTGGTCTCGGCCGCCGAACTGGCACCCAACGATTACCTGCTCAAGCCGTTCGCGGCTGACTCGCTCTTCTCGCGCATCTCAAAGGCCGTCATCAAACGCGCTGCCTTTCTGCCCATCTATGCCTTGATCGAGGATGACGACACCCCCGCCGCAATTCGCGCGTGCAAGGAAGCCGAACAGATTTACCCCCAATACCAGATCGACTTCATGCGCCTGAGGGCCGAACTTCACATCGCAGCCGGCGAGGCAGAGGCGGCAGAAGCGCTCTACAAAGAAGTGCTGGAAATGCGCGCCGTGCCCTGGGCTCGCCTTGGTCTCGCCAAAGCCCTCTACATGAAAAAACAGTTTGGCGAAGCCGAAGACATTCTTGAAGGCCTGGTCGAGGAAAACGAGCAATTCATTGACGCCTACGATTGGCTCGCCCGCACCCGGGAAGCGGCAGGCCAACTCGAAGCGGCCAAGGATGTGCTGCTTCGCGCCACCGCGGTGTCGCCACATCGACTGAGCCGCCTGCGCCGTCTCGGCGGCATTGCGCTCGACATGGGCGACGCCAAAACGGCCGAATCGGTGCTCGCTGAGGTTGTACGCAAAGGCAAGTATTCCGACTTTCGCGATCCGGAAGATCATGTCTTTCTGGTTCAGGCCCAGATTGGCAGCGGTGATATCGAGGCCGCTGCCGCGACCTTGCGAGATCTCGACAAGACCATGAGTAGCACCGAAGCGGGCAAACTCTGCACATCGCTATCAGCCGCCATGCTTCACAACAAGGTGGGCGATAGCACCAAAGCAAGGGCCGCCGTCGAACGGGCGCTTGGCGAATCCCGACGACTGGGCAAGATGTCGCTTGGCATGAAACAGGAGCTGGCGCGCGCCTGCTTCGACAACGGGATGGAGGAAGAGGGCAAGGATGTGGTCCTCGATATCATGAGGACCGCCGAAAATCCTCGTGCCGTTGAAAAAACCCAGCAGATGCTGACGGAACGCGGTCACGGCGATCTGGCTCAGAATCTCGCGCGCCAGGTTCATACCGAAGTGCGAGCACTCGTTGCTGCCGGAGCACAGAAGGCCAAGGCCGGCGACTTCGACGGTGCTGTGACCGAGATGCTCAGTGCCGTCAACAAGATGCCGAATAACACCCACGTCCTGTTCAACGCCGCCCTCGCCCTGCTGCGCCACATCGAAAACTGTGGCTGGAACGACAAGTATTCAACGCAGGCACGCTCACTGATCGAGCGCGTGCGGCGTCTTGACCCCGGCAATCAGCGGCTTCCTGCCTTGACGGATCTGCACAAGAAACTGCAGGTCAAGTTCGGTATCGGCGAACTCCACGCCTGA
- a CDS encoding ribonuclease domain-containing protein, with product MKGLNHGLLALLTACAVLVGCNDAPETPRLASAQQHTASARQLDTRGLPPEAIDVLTTIEHGGPFPYRKDGTTFQNREKRLPERPRGYYREYTVPTPNERTRGARRIVTGGKPPEVFYYTPDHYRSFKKIPEQQ from the coding sequence ATGAAGGGTCTGAACCACGGTCTGCTGGCGCTATTGACCGCCTGCGCTGTTCTGGTCGGATGCAATGACGCCCCTGAAACACCCCGCCTTGCGTCCGCCCAGCAACACACAGCCAGTGCCCGACAACTGGACACCCGCGGACTGCCACCTGAGGCAATCGACGTTCTGACGACCATCGAACATGGCGGCCCTTTCCCCTACCGCAAGGACGGCACCACCTTTCAGAACCGTGAAAAGCGACTACCGGAACGCCCCCGTGGGTACTATCGCGAATACACCGTCCCCACCCCGAACGAGCGCACCCGGGGCGCGCGACGTATCGTCACCGGCGGCAAACCACCCGAGGTGTTTTACTACACGCCCGACCACTACCGCAGCTTCAAGAAAATTCCGGAGCAACAATGA
- a CDS encoding barstar family protein, with product MSPETLDTFLSGENGMHFIDADTTTCSDLLAGKHDALLVHAQLGEHASRDTALTELARAFDMPRWFGHNWDALEDCLTDLEWLPEQPIVLCLIGALEDATDRDTLLDILQSACQYWQDAQRKFHVLMDLRLKHDND from the coding sequence ATGAGCCCTGAGACGCTCGACACGTTCCTGTCCGGCGAGAACGGGATGCACTTTATCGACGCCGACACCACCACCTGCAGCGACCTGCTGGCCGGGAAGCACGACGCACTTCTCGTTCACGCTCAACTCGGAGAGCACGCCAGCAGGGACACGGCGCTCACCGAGCTGGCCAGAGCGTTCGATATGCCCCGATGGTTCGGCCACAACTGGGATGCGCTTGAGGACTGCCTGACGGATCTCGAGTGGCTGCCCGAGCAGCCCATCGTCCTGTGCCTGATCGGCGCGCTGGAAGACGCAACCGATCGCGACACGCTGCTCGACATCCTTCAAAGCGCCTGCCAGTACTGGCAGGACGCGCAGCGCAAGTTTCACGTCCTCATGGACCTGCGACTCAAACACGACAATGACTGA
- the nudB gene encoding dihydroneopterin triphosphate diphosphatase, which produces MTEPQVFKRPESVIVALCTHGGQTLVLHRQAPARFWQSITGSLEIGETPLEAALREIQEETGLVIARDAVRDHRMTNRYAIPEKWAARYAPGERHNTEHVFSVCLPEPVDVRIDPSEHSDAQWCSLDVAIDRVWSWTNKDLLTLLLT; this is translated from the coding sequence ATGACTGAGCCTCAGGTTTTCAAACGCCCGGAATCAGTCATCGTCGCCCTTTGCACGCACGGTGGCCAAACCCTCGTTCTTCACCGACAGGCCCCTGCCCGGTTCTGGCAGTCCATCACCGGCAGCCTGGAAATCGGCGAAACGCCCCTTGAGGCAGCCCTTCGTGAGATCCAAGAAGAAACCGGGCTAGTGATCGCCCGCGACGCCGTGCGTGATCACCGCATGACCAACCGCTACGCCATTCCCGAAAAATGGGCAGCACGGTATGCGCCGGGCGAACGCCACAATACAGAACACGTCTTCAGCGTCTGCCTCCCTGAGCCTGTCGATGTGCGTATCGACCCCTCTGAGCACAGTGACGCCCAATGGTGCAGTCTCGACGTTGCGATCGACCGGGTCTGGTCGTGGACGAACAAGGACTTGCTCACACTCCTGCTGACTTGA
- a CDS encoding Hsp20/alpha crystallin family protein, whose translation MSNVVRRDPFEDLFRGFFVRPVEFGAQGEAPQLRVEVKENPENYTVHAELPGVAKDDIHVHIDGPVVSISAERKENREQKEGERVLRSERYYGKVSRSFQLGQDIDEAQSVAKFVDGVLELTLPKKAEVQAKRLSIQ comes from the coding sequence ATGAGCAATGTTGTTCGTCGTGATCCTTTTGAGGATCTGTTTCGAGGTTTTTTTGTTCGTCCGGTCGAGTTCGGTGCTCAGGGCGAAGCGCCTCAGTTGCGCGTGGAAGTGAAAGAGAATCCGGAAAACTACACGGTACATGCCGAATTGCCCGGCGTCGCCAAAGATGACATTCACGTGCACATTGATGGCCCTGTGGTGTCCATCAGCGCCGAACGCAAGGAAAACCGTGAGCAGAAGGAAGGCGAGCGTGTGCTGCGTAGCGAACGCTACTACGGCAAGGTGTCTCGTAGCTTCCAGCTCGGTCAGGACATTGACGAAGCGCAGTCGGTCGCGAAGTTCGTCGATGGGGTGCTTGAACTGACGCTGCCGAAAAAGGCCGAGGTCCAGGCCAAACGACTGAGTATTCAGTAA
- a CDS encoding right-handed parallel beta-helix repeat-containing protein, with protein sequence MLRHLVAFAAALLLSTQATAALIRVGPTEAIKRVSVAARLAQSGDVVEIQPGTYVGDVAVWRQKELTIVGLGNGAILVAHGQAAEGKAIWVIPDGKFHISNISFQGARAPDRNGAGIRFEKGHLELVNCRFRDNQMGVLTAHDPNAVLVIRDSLFAEAPHQKDVLPHLLYIGRIGRAEIWGSRFERGYAGHLIKSRARETGLYYNMINDGPDGSASYEVDLPNGGDVTMLGNIIVQGENTQNPVVIAYGAEHAQWSKNRLRLSHNTLVNARWTGAWFLRVWKEKLPEAQVLAVNNLTVGAGILSMTNAGEFQGNYPALLSMLDDPSEMNYRLATPGIYAGLISPAAELGADLVPAMEFQPPRGTRPISKPERWSPGALQPGN encoded by the coding sequence ATGCTCAGACATCTTGTCGCCTTCGCTGCGGCGCTTCTTCTATCGACGCAGGCCACTGCTGCCTTGATCCGCGTCGGCCCGACCGAAGCGATCAAACGCGTTTCAGTCGCCGCACGCCTTGCCCAGAGCGGAGACGTCGTCGAGATCCAGCCCGGCACCTATGTCGGCGACGTTGCGGTATGGCGACAAAAGGAACTCACGATTGTCGGTCTGGGCAATGGCGCCATCCTGGTCGCCCATGGTCAGGCGGCCGAGGGCAAAGCCATCTGGGTGATTCCCGATGGCAAGTTCCATATATCCAACATCTCGTTCCAGGGCGCCAGAGCGCCCGACCGGAACGGTGCCGGCATTCGCTTTGAAAAAGGCCATCTCGAACTCGTCAATTGCCGCTTCAGGGATAACCAGATGGGTGTGTTGACGGCACACGACCCGAACGCCGTGCTGGTCATTCGCGACAGCCTGTTTGCCGAAGCGCCGCACCAGAAGGATGTACTCCCCCACTTGCTGTACATCGGCCGTATCGGTCGCGCAGAGATCTGGGGGAGCCGCTTCGAGCGCGGGTATGCGGGCCATCTGATCAAATCACGCGCCCGCGAAACTGGGCTCTACTACAACATGATCAATGACGGCCCGGACGGCAGCGCATCGTATGAAGTCGACCTGCCCAACGGCGGCGATGTCACCATGCTTGGCAACATCATCGTTCAGGGTGAGAACACGCAGAATCCGGTCGTCATTGCCTACGGGGCCGAACACGCCCAATGGAGCAAGAACCGGCTCCGTCTGTCGCACAACACGCTGGTCAATGCGCGCTGGACGGGTGCCTGGTTCCTGCGGGTCTGGAAAGAAAAACTGCCTGAAGCCCAGGTGCTGGCTGTCAATAACCTGACCGTCGGCGCGGGCATCCTGAGCATGACAAATGCCGGAGAATTTCAGGGAAACTATCCAGCGCTCCTGTCCATGCTCGATGATCCTTCTGAGATGAACTACAGACTGGCCACGCCGGGCATCTATGCAGGACTGATATCACCCGCTGCGGAATTGGGCGCCGATCTCGTGCCAGCCATGGAGTTTCAACCTCCAAGAGGCACGCGCCCCATATCCAAACCCGAGCGCTGGTCGCCCGGCGCTTTGCAGCCGGGAAATTGA
- the argB gene encoding acetylglutamate kinase translates to MTQTHESITPARKAEILAEALPYIKRFFDKTIVIKYGGNAMTDPKLKDCFARDVVLLKLVGMNPVIVHGGGPQIENLLSRVGKKGEFIQGMRVTDAETMEVVEMVLGGQVNKEIVNLINQHGGKAVGLTGKDARFIRAKKLLMQKKDAPPGDVVDVGQVGEITQVDPSLIAFLDQGDFIPVIAPIGVGEEGETYNINADVVAGKLAEILKAEKLVLLTNTPGVLDQAGKLLTGLTPKDIDDLVADGTLSGGMLPKIASALDAARSGVNSVHIIDGRVEHCLLLEILTDHGVGTMIKSR, encoded by the coding sequence ATGACTCAAACGCACGAATCCATCACGCCCGCACGCAAGGCCGAGATCCTCGCCGAAGCCCTGCCCTACATCAAGCGCTTCTTCGACAAGACGATCGTCATCAAATACGGCGGCAACGCCATGACCGACCCGAAGCTCAAGGATTGTTTCGCGCGCGACGTGGTGCTGCTCAAGCTGGTGGGCATGAACCCTGTGATCGTTCATGGTGGTGGCCCGCAGATCGAGAACCTCCTGAGCCGCGTTGGCAAGAAAGGGGAGTTCATTCAGGGCATGCGCGTGACCGATGCCGAGACCATGGAAGTGGTCGAGATGGTGCTCGGCGGTCAGGTGAACAAGGAAATCGTGAACCTGATCAATCAGCATGGCGGCAAGGCGGTTGGTCTCACGGGCAAGGATGCCCGCTTCATCCGTGCCAAGAAACTGCTGATGCAGAAGAAAGATGCGCCTCCGGGCGACGTGGTCGATGTCGGTCAGGTGGGCGAAATCACCCAGGTCGACCCCAGTCTGATCGCGTTTCTCGACCAGGGCGACTTCATCCCGGTCATTGCGCCGATTGGTGTCGGTGAAGAAGGGGAAACCTACAACATCAATGCTGACGTCGTGGCGGGCAAGCTGGCGGAAATTCTCAAGGCCGAGAAGCTGGTGCTGCTGACCAACACCCCCGGCGTACTGGACCAGGCGGGCAAGCTGCTGACCGGCCTGACCCCGAAGGACATCGACGATCTGGTCGCCGACGGCACGCTCTCGGGCGGCATGCTACCGAAGATCGCCTCTGCACTGGATGCGGCCCGTAGCGGCGTCAATTCCGTTCACATCATCGATGGGCGGGTCGAGCACTGCCTGCTGCTCGAGATCCTGACGGATCATGGCGTCGGCACCATGATCAAAAGCCGCTGA